Proteins co-encoded in one Synergistes jonesii genomic window:
- a CDS encoding CTP synthase — protein MTKYIFVTGGVVSSLGKGITAASLGALLKRRGYKVSIIKMDPYINVDAGAMSPFQHGEVFVTCDGAETDLDLGHYERFIDEAIMGDNSCTTGKVYSAVIQRERAGGYNGATVQVIPHITNEIQDRIERVGKGKDVVIAEIGGTVGDIEGLPFLEAIRQFAGRVGRKNILYCHVTLVPYIAASGELKTKPTQHSVNELRRIGIQPDVIVCRSQYNVGPDLREKIGLFCSVPAEAVFEAVDSDSIYRIPIVLHSQKFDNLVLKKLGMRSVKAPDLRDWKEFLRKYDTRRGEIVVALVGKYTSIKDAYLSVNEALSHAGIANGVKVRMFPVEAEDLETGDAEEILGRADAILVPGGFGQRGVEGKIAAAKYARENGIPYFGLCLGMQVAVIEFARNVLGLSGANSVEMDEKTPDPVIYLMKEQESVTDVGGTSRLGAYPCKICSGSKSEEIYGTNDIEERHRHRFEFNNKYIKEFEAAGMKVAGVCPTGGQVEIMENANHPWMIGVQFHPEFLSRPVRPHPLFKAFIAAALERQKKLKKEAK, from the coding sequence GTGACTAAGTATATTTTTGTAACTGGCGGTGTTGTATCGTCGCTCGGTAAAGGAATCACCGCCGCCTCTCTCGGCGCTTTGCTGAAACGCCGAGGCTATAAGGTGAGCATCATCAAAATGGACCCTTATATCAACGTCGACGCCGGAGCCATGAGCCCCTTTCAACACGGGGAGGTCTTCGTGACGTGCGACGGCGCTGAGACGGACCTTGACCTCGGCCATTACGAGCGCTTTATAGACGAGGCCATTATGGGAGACAACAGCTGCACCACCGGCAAGGTTTACTCTGCGGTGATACAGCGCGAAAGAGCCGGCGGCTATAACGGAGCCACGGTCCAGGTCATCCCCCATATAACGAACGAAATACAGGACAGGATAGAACGCGTCGGCAAGGGCAAGGACGTAGTCATCGCGGAGATCGGAGGCACGGTAGGAGATATCGAGGGGCTTCCCTTCCTCGAGGCGATCCGCCAGTTCGCCGGCCGCGTCGGACGCAAAAATATACTTTACTGCCACGTGACGCTCGTTCCTTATATCGCGGCGTCGGGCGAGCTGAAGACGAAGCCGACTCAGCACAGCGTCAACGAACTGCGCCGCATAGGGATACAGCCGGACGTTATCGTCTGCCGCTCGCAGTATAATGTCGGCCCCGATCTCCGCGAAAAGATAGGGCTCTTCTGCAGCGTGCCGGCCGAGGCCGTATTTGAAGCTGTAGACTCCGATTCCATTTACAGGATTCCCATCGTACTTCATTCGCAGAAGTTCGATAACCTCGTGCTCAAAAAGCTCGGCATGCGTTCCGTCAAAGCGCCCGATCTGAGGGACTGGAAGGAATTCCTCCGCAAATACGACACGCGCAGAGGCGAGATCGTCGTCGCGCTCGTAGGAAAGTACACGAGCATAAAAGACGCTTACCTTTCGGTCAACGAAGCGCTTTCTCACGCGGGCATCGCGAACGGTGTAAAGGTCAGGATGTTCCCGGTAGAGGCCGAGGACCTTGAGACCGGCGACGCTGAAGAAATACTCGGACGGGCCGACGCGATACTGGTGCCAGGCGGCTTCGGGCAGCGCGGCGTCGAAGGCAAAATAGCCGCCGCGAAATACGCGCGCGAAAACGGCATCCCATACTTCGGCCTCTGCCTCGGCATGCAGGTCGCGGTCATCGAATTCGCGAGAAACGTCCTCGGGCTCAGCGGGGCGAACAGCGTCGAGATGGACGAAAAAACGCCCGACCCTGTCATCTACCTGATGAAAGAGCAGGAGAGCGTGACAGACGTTGGGGGCACCTCACGCTTAGGCGCTTATCCGTGCAAAATATGCAGCGGCTCCAAATCAGAAGAAATATACGGCACAAACGATATAGAAGAGCGCCATCGCCATCGTTTTGAATTCAACAACAAATACATAAAAGAATTTGAAGCCGCGGGAATGAAAGTCGCCGGCGTCTGCCCGACGGGAGGACAGGTCGAGATAATGGAGAACGCGAACCATCCGTGGATGATAGGGGTGCAGTTCCACCCTGAATTCCTTTCGCGTCCGGTAAGGCCGCACCCCCTTTTCAAAGCTTTCATCGCGGCGGCTCTCGAAAGACAGAAGAAGCTTAAGAAGGAGGCAAAATAA
- the lptC gene encoding LPS export ABC transporter periplasmic protein LptC yields MPARKLPRKTLCLLAALIAVAAGAYFLWRDLHLSSIKNVPIPDVVVENIELERKIDGKKWKLLSPRVEHKDNMVYGDSMDVTISDPAGKETQIYAAKGVFSRHTNDVTLRDAVGTMKEADGAYDLESGVAKYDSKSGIWYFSDGVTFKLTENNMVIRGKSGYYDSEKSVCRMTERGTITWGTNTEKR; encoded by the coding sequence GTGCCTGCGAGAAAGCTGCCTAGAAAAACATTATGCCTGCTGGCGGCGCTGATAGCCGTCGCCGCCGGCGCATACTTTTTGTGGCGCGATCTGCATCTTTCGTCGATCAAGAACGTGCCGATTCCCGACGTAGTCGTCGAAAATATCGAGCTCGAGCGCAAAATCGACGGCAAAAAGTGGAAGCTGCTGTCGCCGCGCGTCGAGCATAAGGACAACATGGTCTACGGCGATTCTATGGACGTGACGATCTCTGACCCTGCCGGCAAAGAGACGCAGATATACGCCGCCAAGGGAGTTTTTTCGCGGCATACGAACGACGTTACGCTGAGAGACGCGGTCGGCACGATGAAAGAGGCCGACGGAGCCTATGATCTGGAATCCGGCGTCGCAAAATACGATTCCAAATCCGGAATATGGTATTTCAGCGACGGCGTAACGTTCAAGCTCACTGAAAACAATATGGTGATACGCGGCAAAAGCGGCTATTATGATTCTGAAAAGAGCGTCTGCCGCATGACCGAAAGGGGGACTATAACATGGGGCACAAATACAGAAAAGCGCTGA
- a CDS encoding LPS-assembly protein LptD, with protein MGHKYRKALTAALALLFCAASPVALVPSYAEDLAPGSAAEKDAGAAEKQEMKSGEVTIDADTVNYSEKTGIATADGNVRIRNSEIYLTAPYVEYDSQNNVADAYSDHRENVVIISGGNTYTGKHLKYNMTTKRGVLTQASGKSGALYMSGGNVRVMPIEDAEKMGIVRRAKRKRAISEDVAEWRDVTATTCNFPEPHYRLVSRKVIIYPGKKTVLKNPKIYLGKTLLMTYPFDYIVGKKNEGLAPIIRYDSTKGGGFGIKGPIDIGKFGELDIAGIYWTQDIWEAKVDYSYEITDGLTLFGRSLRLYNDDTDETVWRPSWGLSYEKNGWEAGVWWAEREIIGNDDDTGSTDDYDVWRKPEIYLNTPWFDENLTGGRIRLFGSWGKYKDDSRYTSDEFTERYVYGAAYSGRPKWSLGIFKPFYGARYAAYEYPDDDASQKVTNAWFGFRYKLGSVSLSSAYRRRWVDGRSPMRWDRYYDNEYFMQTISFPLPFGRSWEKWSFSISGQYDLKKDDIYSLRYTLTYDRHCMTWRLWYHDDRHDDEKKVGLTFFIDAYPEYKINLGGGSSNDRKKSGDF; from the coding sequence ATGGGGCACAAATACAGAAAAGCGCTGACCGCGGCTCTTGCGCTTCTTTTTTGCGCGGCGTCGCCGGTAGCTTTAGTCCCCTCTTACGCCGAAGATCTCGCGCCCGGTTCTGCCGCGGAAAAAGACGCGGGCGCGGCGGAGAAGCAGGAAATGAAATCCGGCGAGGTCACGATCGACGCCGATACGGTAAATTACAGCGAAAAAACGGGGATCGCCACCGCCGACGGAAACGTGAGAATCAGGAACAGCGAAATATACCTCACGGCGCCTTACGTTGAGTACGATTCGCAGAACAATGTCGCCGACGCCTATTCGGACCACCGCGAGAACGTCGTGATAATTTCCGGCGGCAACACATACACCGGAAAGCATCTTAAATACAATATGACGACGAAGCGCGGCGTGCTGACGCAGGCGTCGGGAAAATCCGGAGCCCTTTATATGAGCGGCGGAAACGTTAGAGTGATGCCGATAGAGGACGCGGAGAAGATGGGCATAGTGCGCAGGGCGAAGAGAAAGCGCGCGATCTCGGAGGACGTGGCCGAGTGGCGGGACGTCACCGCGACGACCTGTAACTTCCCGGAGCCGCACTACAGGCTCGTTTCCAGAAAGGTCATAATATACCCCGGTAAGAAAACCGTTTTAAAAAACCCGAAGATATATCTAGGCAAGACTCTGCTGATGACATACCCCTTCGACTACATCGTCGGAAAGAAAAACGAAGGGCTCGCGCCGATAATCCGCTACGATTCGACAAAGGGCGGTGGCTTCGGCATAAAGGGGCCGATCGATATAGGCAAGTTCGGCGAGCTCGACATAGCCGGCATATACTGGACCCAGGACATCTGGGAGGCCAAAGTGGACTACAGCTATGAGATCACCGACGGACTCACTCTCTTCGGCAGGAGCCTGCGCCTTTACAACGACGATACGGACGAAACCGTGTGGCGCCCGTCGTGGGGGCTCTCTTATGAGAAAAACGGCTGGGAAGCCGGAGTGTGGTGGGCCGAGCGCGAGATAATCGGCAACGACGACGATACCGGCTCGACCGACGACTACGACGTTTGGCGCAAGCCCGAGATATACCTGAACACGCCGTGGTTCGATGAGAACCTTACGGGCGGAAGGATCCGCCTCTTCGGCAGCTGGGGGAAGTATAAAGACGACAGCCGCTATACGAGCGACGAATTCACCGAGCGCTACGTGTACGGCGCGGCTTACAGCGGGCGCCCGAAATGGTCTCTCGGCATATTCAAACCCTTCTACGGCGCAAGATACGCGGCGTACGAGTATCCCGACGACGACGCGTCACAGAAGGTAACTAACGCCTGGTTCGGCTTCAGATACAAGCTCGGCAGCGTCTCGCTCTCAAGCGCGTACCGCAGGCGCTGGGTCGACGGAAGAAGCCCGATGAGATGGGACAGATATTACGACAACGAATATTTTATGCAGACGATATCTTTCCCGCTGCCTTTCGGGCGGTCGTGGGAAAAGTGGAGCTTCTCGATAAGTGGTCAGTACGATCTGAAGAAGGACGACATATACTCCCTGCGCTATACTCTGACCTACGACAGACATTGCATGACGTGGAGGCTCTGGTACCACGATGACAGACATGACGACGAAAAGAAAGTAGGCCTGACCTTCTTCATCGACGCCTATCCCGAATACAAAATCAATCTGGGAGGTGGGAGCAGCAATGACAGGAAGAAGAGCGGCGACTTCTAA
- a CDS encoding D-alanine--D-alanine ligase encodes MKIVVLCGGTSPEREVSLNSGRAVAEALSQRGFGVELCDVSSISAFIKKWPAHKADGTFIALHGGWGEDGRIQAVFDAFGIRYTGSGPEACMLSMDKTAAKFAFAAAGVPVPQGFIATREDDGAARAEKFLAEFGGIIVKPNGGGSTVGVTRLSDISDYRAALELAWRSEKRALVEEFIAGEEVTVPVMEGADGRAAALPAIHIKPKVGFYDYKNKYTPGSTEYICPSDFPEKINSQLAELAVKAHNAIGCRCYSRIDFRVSENGAIYALEANTAPGMTTTSLVPKSAEANGMSFGEFLAEIIKLSFSIDRSER; translated from the coding sequence ATGAAGATCGTTGTATTATGTGGAGGGACGAGCCCTGAGCGCGAGGTCTCTCTTAATTCCGGCAGGGCCGTCGCGGAGGCCCTTTCCCAGCGCGGCTTCGGCGTAGAGCTCTGCGACGTCTCTTCGATCAGCGCGTTTATAAAAAAATGGCCCGCACATAAAGCGGACGGGACGTTTATCGCGCTGCACGGCGGATGGGGAGAAGACGGAAGGATCCAGGCTGTATTTGACGCCTTCGGGATACGCTACACCGGCTCGGGCCCTGAGGCTTGCATGCTTTCGATGGACAAGACGGCGGCGAAATTCGCCTTCGCGGCCGCCGGCGTGCCGGTGCCGCAGGGCTTCATCGCGACGAGGGAGGACGACGGCGCAGCGCGCGCGGAAAAATTTCTCGCGGAATTCGGCGGGATAATCGTAAAGCCCAACGGCGGGGGAAGCACGGTCGGTGTGACGCGGCTTTCGGACATCTCCGATTACCGCGCGGCGCTCGAACTCGCGTGGCGGTCGGAGAAAAGAGCCCTCGTCGAGGAGTTCATCGCCGGCGAAGAGGTGACGGTGCCGGTGATGGAGGGCGCGGACGGCCGCGCGGCCGCTCTTCCTGCGATACATATAAAGCCGAAGGTCGGCTTCTACGACTACAAAAACAAATATACGCCCGGCAGCACCGAGTATATTTGTCCGTCGGATTTCCCCGAAAAAATAAATTCACAGCTCGCGGAGCTCGCCGTCAAAGCGCACAACGCGATAGGCTGCCGCTGCTACAGCAGGATAGACTTCCGTGTCTCCGAAAACGGCGCGATTTACGCCCTTGAGGCGAACACGGCTCCCGGCATGACCACGACGAGCCTCGTCCCGAAATCCGCCGAGGCGAACGGCATGTCCTTCGGAGAATTCCTCGCCGAAATAATCAAGCTCTCATTTTCGATCGACAGAAGCGAAAGATAA
- a CDS encoding signal peptidase II, with product MMKISRRLNTPQLCAAAAALSFLADRISKGSLALFGCRAHFNGGISFGLFSGAGAAVTGFSAGAAAALVVAAFALLRRRESDKLFSCGLGLAIGGALGNSADRLLFGCVKDWIFVPFSHLVLKGGLWINIADISLCAGAAVVVLDLLRAAKRG from the coding sequence ATGATGAAAATCAGCCGTCGTTTAAATACCCCTCAGCTGTGCGCCGCGGCCGCAGCCTTATCTTTTCTTGCCGATAGAATCTCAAAGGGCAGTCTGGCGCTTTTCGGCTGCCGGGCGCACTTCAACGGCGGCATTTCCTTCGGCCTCTTCTCCGGCGCGGGGGCCGCTGTGACCGGCTTCAGCGCCGGTGCGGCTGCCGCGCTCGTCGTTGCGGCCTTCGCGCTTCTGCGCCGTCGCGAAAGCGACAAGCTTTTTTCCTGCGGGCTCGGCCTCGCGATAGGCGGGGCGCTCGGCAATTCGGCGGACAGGCTGCTCTTCGGCTGCGTGAAAGACTGGATATTCGTACCCTTTTCACATTTAGTCCTGAAGGGCGGCCTCTGGATAAACATAGCGGACATTTCGCTGTGCGCCGGCGCGGCGGTCGTCGTATTAGATCTGCTGCGCGCCGCGAAAAGAGGCTGA
- the rlmD gene encoding 23S rRNA (uracil(1939)-C(5))-methyltransferase RlmD, whose translation MKQGDIFRVKIDNLNGEGEGVARIGEEGLVLFVPGALAGEEAEVRLVTKKKNYGVAKVVKRFCDSPHRVKPRCASFGRCGGCALQHLSYGAQLSLKKKTLADALTRIGGEREPRVFDCEPSPSEWGYRNKASLPVQSAAGECLRAGFYKPRSHDIVPYRGCDIVAPEIDAKTKEILSALRGTRLCGVRLNGKSAERETIREIVVRRARFTGETLLAVICRRAPSSAELKLLRGALREIEGLSGAVCNINESPGNFIWGEKSVPLFGKETMRERLGKFVFTFEASSFFQVNSEQAAKLYEYAASLALEDLPREILELYAGVGGMTAFLAAGGAKITAVESWEPAAKYIACNAEANGIKKITPLAARVEEAASELSKKNYGTVVLDPPRAGCDEKVVAALLKIAAERIVYVSCNPATLARDIKRLAEGGYELVHAKPFDMFPQTGHVETVVLMSRDKD comes from the coding sequence ATGAAGCAGGGAGATATTTTTCGCGTTAAGATAGATAATTTGAACGGCGAGGGAGAGGGCGTCGCTCGCATAGGCGAAGAGGGGCTCGTCCTATTCGTCCCGGGGGCGCTTGCCGGCGAAGAGGCTGAGGTGCGCCTCGTCACGAAAAAGAAAAATTACGGCGTCGCGAAGGTCGTAAAAAGATTTTGCGATTCGCCGCACCGAGTGAAGCCGCGCTGCGCCTCCTTCGGCCGCTGCGGCGGCTGCGCGCTTCAGCACCTTTCATACGGAGCCCAGCTGTCGCTGAAAAAGAAAACGCTCGCCGACGCTCTGACGAGAATCGGCGGCGAACGCGAGCCGCGCGTCTTCGACTGCGAGCCGTCGCCTTCGGAGTGGGGCTACAGGAATAAGGCCTCCCTTCCCGTGCAGAGCGCCGCAGGCGAATGTCTGCGCGCGGGCTTTTACAAGCCGCGCAGCCACGACATAGTTCCCTACCGCGGCTGCGATATAGTAGCGCCCGAGATCGACGCCAAAACCAAAGAAATACTTTCCGCGCTGCGCGGCACAAGGCTATGCGGCGTGCGTCTGAACGGGAAGAGCGCGGAGCGCGAAACGATCCGCGAAATAGTTGTGCGCCGCGCGCGCTTCACCGGAGAGACGCTCTTGGCTGTGATATGCCGCCGCGCTCCGTCGTCGGCGGAATTGAAGCTGCTGCGCGGAGCTCTGCGGGAGATAGAGGGACTTTCCGGCGCGGTATGCAATATAAACGAATCGCCGGGCAATTTCATCTGGGGAGAGAAAAGCGTGCCGCTCTTCGGGAAGGAAACGATGCGCGAAAGGCTCGGGAAATTCGTATTCACCTTCGAAGCGAGCTCCTTCTTTCAGGTGAACTCCGAGCAGGCTGCGAAGCTGTACGAATACGCGGCGTCGCTCGCGCTCGAAGATTTGCCGCGCGAAATACTCGAGCTTTACGCCGGCGTCGGCGGCATGACGGCCTTCTTAGCCGCAGGCGGCGCAAAGATAACTGCCGTGGAAAGCTGGGAGCCGGCGGCGAAGTACATCGCGTGCAACGCGGAGGCCAACGGTATAAAAAAAATCACGCCGCTCGCCGCGCGCGTCGAAGAGGCCGCGTCCGAGCTTTCCAAAAAAAACTACGGGACCGTGGTGCTCGACCCGCCGCGCGCCGGCTGCGACGAAAAAGTCGTCGCTGCGCTCTTGAAAATAGCGGCCGAAAGGATCGTCTACGTTTCCTGCAATCCCGCAACGCTGGCCAGAGACATAAAGCGCCTCGCCGAAGGCGGCTACGAACTCGTCCACGCAAAGCCCTTCGACATGTTCCCGCAGACGGGACATGTCGAGACAGTAGTTTTGATGTCAAGGGATAAGGACTAA
- the mutM gene encoding bifunctional DNA-formamidopyrimidine glycosylase/DNA-(apurinic or apyrimidinic site) lyase produces MPELPEVETIRRVLEPQLVGRRVTSVSLLNARVIAYPDRDDFIKMFSGQVVQKMSRRGKYLTMRFESGDRLTVHLRMTGQLLVTPGDYEMEKHTHLIAGLSDGNQLRYIDVRRFGRFWYLKKDEADSVTGQEKLGLEPDDDNLTALYLKSRLCKQKKSIKEMLLDQTFIAGIGNIYSDEILYEAGIYPGAKGGELSDEDIARLVKVIPKVISFEISANETTEQEYLADKGQEYRNTPYLKAYGHAGRQCPVCGEIFKKIKIAGRGSCYCPGCQRKRN; encoded by the coding sequence ATGCCTGAATTGCCGGAAGTGGAAACGATAAGACGGGTTCTGGAGCCTCAACTTGTCGGGCGGAGGGTCACAAGCGTTTCCCTGCTCAATGCGCGGGTAATCGCTTACCCGGACAGGGACGACTTCATTAAGATGTTTTCCGGACAAGTCGTTCAAAAGATGAGCCGCAGGGGCAAATATTTAACAATGCGTTTTGAAAGCGGGGACCGATTGACCGTACATTTGAGGATGACCGGGCAGCTGCTCGTCACCCCGGGCGATTATGAGATGGAAAAGCATACGCATCTGATCGCAGGTTTATCGGACGGAAATCAACTTCGCTACATTGACGTGCGCAGATTCGGAAGATTCTGGTATCTGAAAAAAGACGAGGCGGACAGCGTCACCGGGCAGGAAAAGCTGGGGCTTGAGCCGGACGACGACAATCTGACAGCTCTCTATCTGAAAAGCAGGCTTTGTAAGCAGAAAAAATCGATCAAGGAGATGCTGCTCGATCAGACGTTTATAGCGGGGATCGGCAATATTTATTCGGATGAGATCCTGTACGAGGCGGGCATATACCCCGGAGCAAAGGGCGGCGAACTGAGTGATGAAGATATTGCACGTCTTGTTAAGGTAATTCCCAAAGTCATTTCGTTTGAAATCAGCGCCAATGAGACGACGGAACAGGAATATTTGGCCGATAAAGGCCAGGAATACCGCAACACGCCATATTTAAAGGCATATGGACACGCCGGTCGGCAATGCCCTGTCTGCGGAGAGATATTTAAAAAAATAAAAATTGCCGGCAGGGGCAGCTGCTACTGCCCTGGATGTCAGAGAAAAAGAAATTGA